From Gemmatimonadaceae bacterium:
TCGATCGTCTGCGCCAGGGAAATTCGGGCGCCATGGCCACCCGCGGCGAGGGACACCTTCGCAGCGCGTTCGTCCTCGCGCAAATCGCGATTGCCTTCGTGCTGCTGGTTGGCGCGGCGCTCGTCGGCCGAAGCTTGCTGCATCTGGAGCGCGTCGACGCCGGGTTCAACGGGCACGACGTCCTGACCGCCCGCATCACATTAAATTTCTCTAAATATTCGAACGCGCAGCGAGTGCTGGCGTTCAACGACCAACTCATGTCGCGGCTGGCGTCCACGCCCGGCCTGGACGCCTCCGCGATCGCCAGCACGCTGCCGTTGAACAACGCCGTCACCCGAACGCGCGCGTTCACGATCGGGGGCGTCGATGCGACGACCGGCGCGCAGAGTCCGCGCGGAGATTTCACGAGCGTCAGCCCGCGCTACTTCCAGACGCTCGGGATTCCCGTCGTGCGCGGCCGCGCGTTCTCCGAGAGCGATCGCGATACGGCCGACGTTCCCGTCATCCTCAGTCAGCGGTTGGCCGCGTCGTTCTGGGGCACGCGCGATCCGATCGGCACCCGGATCTCGACCGACAGCGGCAAGACGTGGAGTCGGGTCATCGGCATCGTCGGCGACGTGCACCAGAACGGGCTCGATCATGACGTGGGTCAACAGGTGTACATGCCGTCGACGGTCATACCCACCGGAGACATGCGCGTGTTCGTGCGCTTCAAGGGGCCGAGCGCGCCGATCGCCCTGGCGTTGCGTGGCATCATTCGCGACATGGATCCACAGCAGGCCGTGGTCGCCGTGCAGACGCTCGATCAAGTCCGGGGCACACAGCTGACCGAGCCGAGATTGACGTCGGTGCTGCTCGCGAGCTTTGCGGTGGTCGCATTGGTCCTGGCCGCGACGGGATTGGCGGGGATCGTCGGCTATTCCGTTTCGCAACGCATCCCGGAGATCGCCATCCGCATGGCACTCGGCGCCGATGCATGGCGGATCATCGGCATGGTCGGGCGCGACGGCTTGAGCATCGTCGTGATCGGACTGGTGTTTGGCGGAGTCATCGCGCTGTCGCTGTCGCGATTCATTCGCTCGGTGTTGTTCCAGATTCAGCCGACCGATCTCGCGACCTACGCCGGCGTCGGCGCGCTGCTGCTGCTCACGGCGGCGCTGGCGTGTTTCACGCCGATTCGCCGCGCCGTCGTCACCGACGCCGCGCGGATTCTTCGATCCAGCTGATTTGCTCGTAGGGCCTCAGCGCGGCGACGGTCGCGCTGGAATCCATACAACTCGGCTCTTGCACGCTCTCCTCCTCGTACCTACCCTTAGATACGAGGAGGAGAGAATTCGCATGGCCATGCTCAGAGGCACGCTCGACCCGCTCGTGCTCAAAACGCTGTCCTGGACGCCGATGCACGCGTTCGAGATCGCGACCTGGCTCGACGAGCGCTCCGCCGGACGCGTTGAAGTCGACGATGCCGCGCTGCTCCAGGCGCTGCACCGGTTGGAGGAGCGCCGGCTCATCGCCGCCGAGTGGGCCGTGACGCAGAACGGCCGCCGTGCCCGATACTATCGGATCACGACGGCCGGACGGTCCTACCTTCGCACCGAATCCGCGCGCCTCGTCGACCAGCTCGACGCCGTCACCGCGATTCTCGCGGACAAACGCGCGAAATAGGGGAAACACCGTGGCGTCATTCGATCGCCGTCCGGGTATCCGTCGCCTCTTCCAGCTGCCGCTGTTGAACCGGCGCGCAACGAGCCGAGACGCCGATGAAGAATTGCACGCGCTCATTGCGAGCCGCGTCGAGTACCTCGTCGCGCGCGGGACGCCGCCCGAGCGCGCGTATGCCGAAGCCCTTCGCCGTGTCGGCGCGTCGCTCGACGACGCCCGACGCCAACTGCAGTCGTCCGCCAACCATCGGGAGCGCCGCATGCAGCTCAGTGAATTCCTCGACAGCGTGATGCATGATGTCCGCTACGCGGCCCGCGGGCTCATTCGGCGTCCGGGGCTCACGGCCGTGGCCGTGCTCACGCTCGCCATCGGTGTCGGCGCGACGACGGCGATCTTCAGCGCCGTCAACGCGCTCTTGCTGCGTCCACTGCCGTATGCGCGACCGAACGAGTTGATGCGCCTGCCGTTGTTCATTCCCGCCGACGGCGCGTTGGCGAAAAGTGAATCGGGTTGGTCGTATCCAATGTTCTCGATGCTGCGCGACGAGCAGAAGAGCTTCACGGACATCGCGCCGTACACGTTCGGGCAGTTCAATCTGACGAGCGGGGACGTCGAACGCGTCGCGGGCGAATATGTGGGCGCATCGTATCTGCACGTGCTGGGTCTCTTTCCCGTGCGCGGCCGCGACTTCGATCGCGCGCTCGACGCTCACACTACCGGCGCGCCGCACGAAGTAATTCTTTCGTACGGGCTCTGGCAGCGCCGATTCAACGGCGACCCGTCGATCGTCGGCCGCACGATCGACATCAACCGCGAGCCGTGGACGATCATCGGCGTTGGCCCGAAAGACTTTCGCGGCCTTTCGGGGCAGGCGGACCTGCTGCTGCCCGCCGCCACGATGTCTCCCGCTCGACTGAGCGCGAACTACTTCAACTTCGTCCTCATCGCGCGTCGCGCGCCAACCGTGACCGTGGCGCAGGCCGTCGCCGCCACGACGGCCATCGGCGCGCGCGTCGGCGCCGCGTATCCCAATCCGATGAGCAAGTTGAACTGGGAGGTCGGCGCGACGCCGCTCGACGAGGCGCGCATCGATCCCGCGATCAAGCGTTCCCTGCTCGTCCTCTTCGGTGCGGTGTGTCTCGTGCTCGGCATGGCGTGTGTCAACGTCGCGAACTTGCTGCTCGGCCGTGCCACGGCGCGGCGGAGTGAGATTGCGGTGCGCATGGCAATGGGCGCAGGTCGCGCGCGCCTCGTTCGGCTGCTGCTGACCGAAAGCGTGCTGCTCGCGTTCGCAGGCGCCATCGCAAGTGTGGCGGTTGCGTGGCTCGGCGTGCGCGCGCTCAGCACGATCGATCCGGCCGCGGTCGGGCGCGCATCGAACGTGGCTGCCGCGGCATTCGGCGCGGTGCAGTTCTCGTCGATCGCGTTGGATCTGCGCGCGTTGTCGTTCACGTTGGTTGCGTCACTCGTCGTCGGCGTGCTGTTCGGACTCGCGCCCGCGCTCGATGCGGCCCGGGCATCGCTCACCGGCGCGCTCAACAGCGATCGTCGATCGAGCAGCGGCGGCGCGGGACGCCGCGCGCTCGTGGTCGCCGAGGTCGCGTTGGCGATCGTGTTGTTGGCGGGGTCCGGCCTCATGGTGCGAAGCCTGGCGAAGCTGCTCTCGACGGACGTCGGATTCAACGCGGCCAACGTGCTCACGTTTCAATTGACGGCGCCACCAGGTTCCGTCCCGCGCGACTCGATGCCCGGCTTCTATTCGCAGATCCTCGACCGCGTCCGCGCAGTCCCCGGTGTCTCAGACGTGGCGCTCGGCAGCTGCGCGCCGTTGACCGGCCGCCCGTGCTCCGGCGGGTTCTTTCATCGCGCGGGTACGCCTCTCTCCGGTCCGGCGGACATGAACACGCTGATCGGCACGACCGTCGTCTCGCCCAACTGGTTCTCGCTCATGCGCGTGCCGCTCGAACGCGGCCGCACGTTCACGACCGCGGACGGGGAAAACGCACCGCAGGTGATGTTGTTGAACGAGAGCGCCGTAAAGAAGTTCTTCGGCAGCGAAGACCCGATGGGCAAGCACGTCTCGCTCGGCGGATTTGCCGGTATCACGGATGCCGAAGTGATCGGCATCGTCGGCGGCGTGCGGCAACGTGCCGATTCCGCGCCGGAACCGACGGCCTACGTTTCGATCGCGCAGTCGCCGTCGCCCGGCATTACGTTTTTCGTTCGATCGTCGAGGGACGACGCGTCGCTCGGCACTGAGGTTCGACGCGCC
This genomic window contains:
- a CDS encoding ABC transporter permease, which gives rise to MKSLRRAPLFSALAIATIALGIAANTAIFSMVEGVLLRRLPYASGERIIHVRQASSLLPDTRFSIPEIQDLRAQSTAFDAIVEYHSMSFQLYGLGDPQRLQTGVVSDNFFQVFGVQPVLGRLFRKGEEEVGAPPVVLLSYTYWHNVLGSDPKVIGAKFTMNDRVHTVVGVLPPLPVYPDNNDIWLPAGACPFRSAPPAMASRTARLPTVFARLRPRVSMARGTVELQTIEQKLHGLYSEAYPPGNGLHVTTETVHDELTKDSKPLLLILFATAVFLMIVAAANFAGLTIARQLRRGRELAVREALGASRLRMFSQLASESLLLALLGGVLGTLLAWSGLGLLRTFATRLTPRAGDIGIDAVVLGFDLLTVTLVGLLAAAVPFIRGRGGALLIDRLRQGNSGAMATRGEGHLRSAFVLAQIAIAFVLLVGAALVGRSLLHLERVDAGFNGHDVLTARITLNFSKYSNAQRVLAFNDQLMSRLASTPGLDASAIASTLPLNNAVTRTRAFTIGGVDATTGAQSPRGDFTSVSPRYFQTLGIPVVRGRAFSESDRDTADVPVILSQRLAASFWGTRDPIGTRISTDSGKTWSRVIGIVGDVHQNGLDHDVGQQVYMPSTVIPTGDMRVFVRFKGPSAPIALALRGIIRDMDPQQAVVAVQTLDQVRGTQLTEPRLTSVLLASFAVVALVLAATGLAGIVGYSVSQRIPEIAIRMALGADAWRIIGMVGRDGLSIVVIGLVFGGVIALSLSRFIRSVLFQIQPTDLATYAGVGALLLLTAALACFTPIRRAVVTDAARILRSS
- a CDS encoding helix-turn-helix transcriptional regulator, with the translated sequence MAMLRGTLDPLVLKTLSWTPMHAFEIATWLDERSAGRVEVDDAALLQALHRLEERRLIAAEWAVTQNGRRARYYRITTAGRSYLRTESARLVDQLDAVTAILADKRAK
- a CDS encoding ABC transporter permease; amino-acid sequence: MASFDRRPGIRRLFQLPLLNRRATSRDADEELHALIASRVEYLVARGTPPERAYAEALRRVGASLDDARRQLQSSANHRERRMQLSEFLDSVMHDVRYAARGLIRRPGLTAVAVLTLAIGVGATTAIFSAVNALLLRPLPYARPNELMRLPLFIPADGALAKSESGWSYPMFSMLRDEQKSFTDIAPYTFGQFNLTSGDVERVAGEYVGASYLHVLGLFPVRGRDFDRALDAHTTGAPHEVILSYGLWQRRFNGDPSIVGRTIDINREPWTIIGVGPKDFRGLSGQADLLLPAATMSPARLSANYFNFVLIARRAPTVTVAQAVAATTAIGARVGAAYPNPMSKLNWEVGATPLDEARIDPAIKRSLLVLFGAVCLVLGMACVNVANLLLGRATARRSEIAVRMAMGAGRARLVRLLLTESVLLAFAGAIASVAVAWLGVRALSTIDPAAVGRASNVAAAAFGAVQFSSIALDLRALSFTLVASLVVGVLFGLAPALDAARASLTGALNSDRRSSSGGAGRRALVVAEVALAIVLLAGSGLMVRSLAKLLSTDVGFNAANVLTFQLTAPPGSVPRDSMPGFYSQILDRVRAVPGVSDVALGSCAPLTGRPCSGGFFHRAGTPLSGPADMNTLIGTTVVSPNWFSLMRVPLERGRTFTTADGENAPQVMLLNESAVKKFFGSEDPMGKHVSLGGFAGITDAEVIGIVGGVRQRADSAPEPTAYVSIAQSPSPGITFFVRSSRDDASLGTEVRRAVHDVAPQLPLYGMQTMTQITAAATEDARFRTLLLSVFGLMALSLAAIGIYGVLSFAVASRTREIGIRIALGAERARVQRLVIGEGIGLVAVGAIVGVAGALAATRLLRTFLFELTPNDPLTYLMVVVVLGLVAVVSSWVPALRASRVDPVVALRAE